AAGGGCCTGCCGCATGTTATCTACTGTCGCCTGTGGAGATGGCCCGACCTTCACAGCCACCATGAGCTGCGAGCCATAGACAACTGCCAGTACGCCTTCAACCTCAAGAAGGATGAAGTGTGTGTCAACCCCTACCATTACCAGAGGGTGGAGACGCCGGGTAATGATCTCTTTGaagtacattttaaatgatGTGTTGCTCGTTCTTGTCGTCGGGTTGCCAAAATCATGATGGGGGATGAAAACTTCGACTCTGTATGCCTCTTCTTTTGTCCTCAGTGCTGCCCCCAGTGTTGGTGCcacgccacacagagattctGACAGAGCTTCCACCTCTAGATGACTTTACAAATTCAATCCCTGAAAACACCAATTTCCCAGCCGGCATAGATCCTCCTAATAACTACATACCAGGTCTGTACCATGCAGGATTGAAAGTTGCACACTTcaaacatatgcataaagttcaaatgtgATTGTGATTAATGCACAggggttaggttccaaaaaTAAACCGCAATAGCTGAAGTCTGCTAAGTAGtcggctttatttatttattttttacaattattatatatgttttaaggctgtaaaacccctcaccatacatgaacattttctcacatttctttcttgtttaaacacaaagttcaaacctttgtttgaattttaatgatcagccaACGAGGTTGGACACATATGAAACTATTAATCGTGACTCGCATGTATTTCACAGTTCCTCTCACCTTGCCTGTTCATCTTGGCGCCGCTCCGCTGTAGCggttttgcatccttgttaaaccGTATTGCTTTTGTCGTCCTTATGCTATTTTCCTCCTTTGTGTAacaaaccaaagattcatttattccgtaatggcgccctacagcggCGTAACTTGTACCTTCTTTCAGCACGTCCATCTTCCTCTGCTTTGTGGGTGCAGAACATTTCGTCagcattgtgggttttgtcggggagagtCACACTGCTCGCTGTATGCTAGTGATCAAAAACAACAGGAGGCACGGTACGGAGGAGATTGAGTTGACattggtctacagtcccttagccagtcaggacgcagaacacaatgcgcgggTTCtgccttagccaatcaggatgcagaacgcAATGTGCATTCCTACGCTGAAAAAAAAGGCACGCAAAATTGTACTCAAGAAAATCCGCGAAACAGCGAGGCCCGAAAtgtgaaccgtgatgtagcaagggacgactatacatacattttttccacttgGACCACTTCTTTGTTTTATCTTAGCTGTCATGCAACCAATCTACATTTACTTTATACGGGATGTTGTTAATTAAATAACCATCCAGTCGAAGCATAGGATGACGGATGACTGTGATGACATCTTAGCAGGAACATGCTTGTTTTCTGCTATGCCCCCTGAGAATAATTCATGTTCTGTTTACAGAGACTCCCCCACCCGGCTACATCAGTGAGGATGGCGAGGCTAGTGACCAGCAGATGAATCAAAGTATGGAATCAGGTAGACCAGTCTTGTTTTGTCACATCTGCGTATATTATGCTGACATTGACAGTAGCGTTACACTCACGGTGATACAATGAAGTgtttttgaaatatatgtaCACATTGCTTGTCTGTGCTAGGTTCACCAGCGGAACTGTCACCTAACACCTTGTCGCCTGTCAGCCACGGCCTGGGTACGTCTGCTTTCTGTCTTTCGTTCTATGTGGAAAAACTATCgcgttatcatttttttttttcattgaacgGATGTTGCATTTCAGATTAAAGCCACCCATTTTATGTTTACATTACACTTAAAATGCCCAATTGTTGTAGTTACAAATTTGTTTTCAAACTAGttttcaaaataacaatgtatttattgaagCGTTTTTCCCCGACCAGACCTCCAGCCTGTTACCTACAGCGAACCAGCTTTTTGGTGCTCTATAGCCTACTACGAGCTCAACCAGCGAGTTGGAGAAACGTTCCATGCTTCGCAGCCTTCTCTTACCGTGGATGGCTTCACTGACCCCTCCAACTCTGAACGCTTCTGTCTTGGGCTTCTCAGCAACGTCAACAGGAACGCAACTGTTGAGATGACAAGGAGGCATATAGGTCAGTGTAATCTATCTGTGGCACTAGGCTGCTGAGgtagatgatgtcattgtctaatttgcatatttggcCATGACGCAAGACTCTGGCCAAAATAGAGATTTTCGAAAACGGATTTTCTCATGATTTTAAACCTAAATTAACAAAACATGAAGTTTCTTATTTATAgatgttggtttcattttgtcttGCGGTGAATGCAGGTGCCTTATAACACGCAGAAAACCCAAACATTCGCGTTTGTAAGTAgggctgatttttttaaagataatgtacacgtcaCTGCACATCAGATATCTCACCATGTTGATGAACAGATGTGTTATAATGCGCGCAGCGAAATCAGTTATGGTATGTGCAAATGAAGTGTTTTAAGCAGTGTTACAATGCCGAGTTGTAACGACAACCTACACAAACGGTCTCGTTGCAATGTCTTTGAGTGAGGATAAACGGGTAGCACCAAATttatctgtggcggtccaaatgtgtTTGTGGCGTCACGGCATAAGTAAACACTGGAAGTGTCTCCTATTTAAACGCACCTACATATTCTAAATGCTGAAGTGATTTTCACTAGAAAGATGAAGGTATTTTTATGCGTATATACAAATACTTGCAATGCGCCCTGCAGGTCGTGGAGTCCGGTTGTATTACATTGGAGGCGAGGTTTTCGCTGAGTGCCTCAGCGACAGTGCCATTTTTGTCCAGAGTCCCAACTGCAACCAACGATATGGCTGGCACCCCGCCACAGTCTGCAAGATACCTCCAGGTACTcatgtagttttaaaaaaaatatacattattgtCCAAAAGTTAGACCTCTCTTACATTGTCATATAATTATACCGCCATACCTAGACATATTTTTACAGAGCTCTTATTATAGCACTGCATTTGGTTCCATCCTCATTTTATTCTGCTGCTGTCCCAAACAACTAATTTATATTTGCTCAATATCTCAAAATGGCATTGATGACAAACTTACAATAGAAAAAGACAGTCTAAGTAGTATGTTGCAGCAGCATCTCAGAAAATAAACATGTCATATTGTAATTACATCCCTTTCTTGATGAGTGACCCTTATTGGGAAAAGTAAAGCTCTCAAGGAAGAGCCACCGATGCTGTCCACAACGTGACTTGTTTTTCCTCAGCCTCTCACCCACACACGCTGACTAATCTGCATCCATGTAACTCTGAACATTTCATTCTTGGCCAGAGGAGCAGCACGAACAGTGTCATTACTGCAGCGCGCATTTGCGTAGAAGGCAAACACGAGCATCACGTGGAGATGTCTGAGCTGTCAGCTTGTGAATAATTGCCATCATGCAACACCCCCGAGGTTCACAGCACATCAGCTTGTCACCATCAACATTTGTTTGGAAacaaactgttttttgttttttgtttggtttcgcTTTGGAACGCAATACAATAGAAACAAGTCTTCATGGCCCTTCAACTGTTTTTATAATGAAGAAAATGATgcgttaaacacacacaaatgctaaAAGATGTTTCTGTCAATGCAAGTCAAATGAAGTCTCATCCCACATGTTTTGCATTTCTAGGCTGTAACTTGAAGATTTTTAATAACCAAGAGTTTGCTGCTCTGCTGGCCCAGTCCGTCAATCAGGGGTTCGAGGCGGTCTACCAGCTGACCAGGATGTGCACCATCAGGATGAGCTTTGTCAAAGGCTGGGGTGCCGAGTACAGGTATTTCAGTAGTTCTGTTCAGAGATTCAGTAGTATTTCCTTTAAACAGTGTAGCGTTCATTATTTACACAGTTCGTGTACACATCC
This Dunckerocampus dactyliophorus isolate RoL2022-P2 chromosome 17, RoL_Ddac_1.1, whole genome shotgun sequence DNA region includes the following protein-coding sequences:
- the smad2 gene encoding mothers against decapentaplegic homolog 2 isoform X1 → MSSILPFTPPVVKRLLGWKKTPAGGGGAGGGIGGVGEQNGGGQEEKWCEKAVKSLVKKLKKTGQLDELEKAISTQNSNTKCVTIPSNCSDLWGLGSGHMIEQWDSAGMYGYPDHNRSLDGRLQVSHRKGLPHVIYCRLWRWPDLHSHHELRAIDNCQYAFNLKKDEVCVNPYHYQRVETPVLPPVLVPRHTEILTELPPLDDFTNSIPENTNFPAGIDPPNNYIPETPPPGYISEDGEASDQQMNQSMESGSPAELSPNTLSPVSHGLDLQPVTYSEPAFWCSIAYYELNQRVGETFHASQPSLTVDGFTDPSNSERFCLGLLSNVNRNATVEMTRRHIGRGVRLYYIGGEVFAECLSDSAIFVQSPNCNQRYGWHPATVCKIPPGCNLKIFNNQEFAALLAQSVNQGFEAVYQLTRMCTIRMSFVKGWGAEYRRQTVTSTPCWIELHLNGPLQWLDKVLTQMGSPSVRCSSMS
- the smad2 gene encoding mothers against decapentaplegic homolog 2 isoform X2 — protein: MSSILPFTPPVVKRLLGWKKTPAGGGGAGGGIGGVGEQNGGGQEEKWCEKAVKSLVKKLKKTGQLDELEKAISTQNSNTKCVTIPRSLDGRLQVSHRKGLPHVIYCRLWRWPDLHSHHELRAIDNCQYAFNLKKDEVCVNPYHYQRVETPVLPPVLVPRHTEILTELPPLDDFTNSIPENTNFPAGIDPPNNYIPETPPPGYISEDGEASDQQMNQSMESGSPAELSPNTLSPVSHGLDLQPVTYSEPAFWCSIAYYELNQRVGETFHASQPSLTVDGFTDPSNSERFCLGLLSNVNRNATVEMTRRHIGRGVRLYYIGGEVFAECLSDSAIFVQSPNCNQRYGWHPATVCKIPPGCNLKIFNNQEFAALLAQSVNQGFEAVYQLTRMCTIRMSFVKGWGAEYRRQTVTSTPCWIELHLNGPLQWLDKVLTQMGSPSVRCSSMS